A part of Citrifermentans bremense genomic DNA contains:
- the epmA gene encoding EF-P lysine aminoacylase EpmA, with protein sequence MGSWPLARRRQALVERGAIFSRIREFFQGKGYLEVETPFRIPAPAPEAQIDAIPASGWFLQTSPELCMKRMLAAGYPRIFQICRCWRDGERGARHLSEFTMLEWYRAEADYLVLMEETEALVKHAAAADSISYRAERIELSGPWERITVADAFLRHAGTSMWQALAEGTFDELMVERIEPNLGLARPTFIYDYPASCSALARLKPSDPTVAERFELYIGGLEIANAFSELIDPVEQRARFVAEAAERAAQGKTAYPMPEKFLAALDEMPEAAGIALGLDRLVMVLLDAASIDDVVAFTTEEL encoded by the coding sequence ATGGGAAGCTGGCCCCTGGCCAGGCGCCGCCAGGCGCTGGTCGAGCGGGGGGCGATCTTCAGCAGGATAAGAGAGTTTTTTCAAGGAAAGGGGTATCTCGAAGTCGAGACCCCTTTTCGCATACCTGCCCCCGCCCCCGAAGCCCAGATCGACGCCATCCCCGCCTCGGGATGGTTCCTGCAGACCTCCCCCGAACTCTGCATGAAGCGAATGCTCGCCGCGGGCTACCCGCGCATCTTCCAGATCTGCCGCTGTTGGCGCGATGGGGAGCGCGGAGCGAGGCACCTGAGCGAATTCACCATGCTGGAGTGGTACCGTGCCGAAGCGGACTATCTGGTCCTGATGGAGGAAACGGAAGCGCTGGTCAAACACGCGGCCGCAGCGGACAGCATCAGCTACCGCGCAGAGCGGATCGAACTCTCCGGCCCATGGGAAAGAATCACGGTCGCCGACGCCTTCCTGCGTCACGCTGGCACCTCCATGTGGCAAGCTCTCGCGGAGGGGACCTTCGACGAACTTATGGTCGAGCGCATCGAGCCGAACCTGGGTCTTGCCCGTCCCACCTTCATTTACGATTACCCTGCCAGCTGTTCCGCCCTGGCCCGGTTGAAGCCTTCCGACCCAACTGTCGCCGAGCGTTTCGAGCTCTACATCGGCGGACTGGAAATCGCCAACGCGTTTTCCGAACTCATCGACCCCGTCGAACAGCGAGCCAGGTTCGTCGCCGAGGCAGCCGAGCGTGCAGCACAGGGAAAAACCGCCTACCCCATGCCGGAGAAGTTTCTGGCAGCCTTGGACGAGATGCCGGAAGCCGCCGGTATAGCCTTGGGGCTCGACCGGTTGGTCATGGTGCTGCTCGACGCCGCAAGCATCGACGACGTGGTCGCCTTCACAACCGAAGAGCTTTAG
- the efp gene encoding elongation factor P: MYTAADLKKGLKIAINDEPYIITHFDFAKPGKGQALYRTKMKNMITGATMDRTYRSGETFEPARLEDRVMQYLYKEDDHYCFMDNDTFEQIHISEEAMGDAKNYLIDNLQVDVLIFREKAIGVDVPNFVNLRVVQTDPWVKGDTSGSDSKPATVETGYVLRVPPFIEEGELITIDTRTGEYSTRVKG, from the coding sequence ATGTATACTGCAGCCGATCTGAAAAAAGGGCTGAAGATCGCCATCAACGACGAGCCGTACATCATCACCCACTTCGATTTCGCGAAGCCGGGCAAGGGTCAGGCTCTTTACCGGACCAAGATGAAGAACATGATCACCGGCGCCACCATGGACCGCACCTACCGTTCCGGCGAGACCTTCGAACCGGCGCGCCTTGAAGACCGTGTGATGCAGTACCTCTACAAGGAAGACGATCACTACTGCTTCATGGACAACGACACCTTCGAGCAGATCCACATCAGCGAAGAGGCGATGGGCGACGCCAAGAACTACCTGATCGACAACCTCCAGGTGGACGTGCTCATCTTCAGGGAGAAGGCGATCGGCGTAGACGTCCCCAACTTCGTCAACCTCAGGGTGGTTCAGACCGATCCCTGGGTCAAGGGCGACACCTCCGGCTCCGACTCCAAGCCCGCTACCGTCGAGACCGGCTACGTGCTCCGCGTCCCCCCCTTCATCGAAGAGGGAGAGTTGATCACCATCGACACCCGCACCGGCGAGTACTCCACCAGGGTAAAGGGGTAG
- the infA gene encoding translation initiation factor IF-1, whose protein sequence is MSKEEAIEVEGTVIEPLPNAMFKVKLENDHIVLAHISGKMRKFFIKILPGDKVTVELSPYDLSRGRITYRAK, encoded by the coding sequence ATGAGCAAGGAAGAAGCAATAGAAGTAGAAGGAACGGTAATCGAGCCGCTTCCGAACGCGATGTTCAAGGTCAAGCTGGAAAACGACCACATAGTGCTGGCACACATCTCCGGCAAAATGCGGAAGTTCTTCATCAAGATCCTGCCCGGTGACAAGGTGACCGTAGAGCTCTCGCCTTATGACCTTAGCCGCGGCCGCATCACCTATCGCGCCAAGTAG
- a CDS encoding class I SAM-dependent RNA methyltransferase yields the protein MAEAVIEIERLCYGGAGFGRIDGKACFVPLTAPGDRARIRVVKEKRSFAEAEVVELLEPSPLRTPPPCPYFGVCGGCDWQHLPYEEQVKQKGEIFADTLGRIGKVPRELVLPVSPSPECYGYRSRIQLKLARKAGAPMLGFFKRGSHEVVDLASGCALAAPVLNRLLAEIRGLLPRLPQLEGIPQVDLAMGDDGDTIAVFHFRGKDAALLVDRLLAARPELPSATGVYVRSGEKGEMHYVFGADSLSYGVPAGLFPGSREMRLRFSRGGFSQVNYRQNLELIRTVGEWGALQVGARVLDLYCGNGNISVPIAPLVREVVGVEGYAPSIADAAANAEGNGVSNASYQVGDAALSVRRLAKRKEKFDLVILDPPRAGAEAAGDLAYLAPERILYVSCDPSTLARDLAQLCGAGYRVERSKPVDMFPQTYHVESVTELIRR from the coding sequence GTGGCTGAGGCGGTAATCGAAATCGAGAGGCTTTGCTACGGCGGCGCGGGCTTCGGCCGCATCGACGGCAAGGCCTGCTTCGTTCCGCTCACTGCCCCGGGCGACAGGGCCCGGATACGGGTGGTCAAGGAGAAGCGCTCTTTCGCCGAAGCGGAGGTGGTGGAACTGCTGGAGCCTTCGCCGCTACGCACGCCCCCCCCTTGTCCCTACTTCGGCGTCTGCGGCGGCTGCGACTGGCAGCATCTCCCCTACGAGGAACAGGTGAAGCAGAAAGGGGAGATCTTCGCCGACACCCTCGGCCGCATCGGAAAGGTCCCGCGCGAACTCGTTTTGCCGGTCTCCCCTTCGCCCGAGTGCTACGGCTACCGGTCACGGATCCAGCTCAAGCTGGCCCGCAAGGCGGGTGCGCCGATGCTCGGGTTTTTCAAGCGCGGCTCCCACGAGGTGGTCGATCTGGCTTCCGGGTGCGCCTTGGCTGCGCCGGTTCTGAACCGGCTGCTCGCCGAAATCCGCGGGCTCTTGCCTCGCCTGCCGCAGTTGGAGGGGATTCCCCAGGTGGATCTCGCCATGGGGGACGACGGGGATACCATCGCGGTGTTCCACTTCCGCGGCAAGGATGCAGCTTTGCTGGTGGACCGGCTCCTCGCCGCCCGTCCTGAGCTCCCTTCGGCGACTGGAGTCTACGTCAGAAGCGGGGAGAAGGGGGAGATGCATTACGTCTTCGGCGCCGACTCCCTAAGCTATGGCGTTCCCGCCGGGCTTTTCCCCGGTTCGCGCGAGATGCGGCTTCGCTTCAGCCGCGGCGGTTTCTCCCAGGTCAACTACCGCCAGAACCTGGAACTTATCAGGACAGTGGGGGAGTGGGGTGCCCTTCAAGTTGGGGCCCGGGTGCTCGACCTTTACTGCGGCAACGGCAACATCTCGGTTCCCATCGCGCCCCTGGTCCGGGAAGTGGTCGGGGTGGAAGGGTACGCTCCCTCCATCGCCGACGCTGCGGCCAACGCCGAGGGAAACGGCGTCTCCAACGCGAGCTACCAGGTGGGTGACGCGGCCCTTTCGGTGCGAAGGCTCGCGAAGCGCAAGGAGAAGTTCGACCTGGTCATCCTCGACCCGCCGCGCGCAGGCGCCGAAGCTGCCGGCGACCTGGCGTACCTCGCGCCGGAAAGAATACTCTACGTATCCTGCGACCCGTCAACCCTGGCGCGCGACTTGGCCCAGTTGTGCGGGGCCGGATACCGGGTCGAGCGCTCCAAGCCGGTGGATATGTTCCCGCAGACTTATCATGTAGAGAGCGTAACCGAATTGATTCGAAGATAA
- a CDS encoding tetratricopeptide repeat protein, with amino-acid sequence MLFGLFKKKDHRYYQTQGAKYLASERFADARVDFLEALRLCPADAATDQEEIRKGLTLSGNRLGELNLQEGEHSLNQGELQKAFDHFTLAAELAADQGILAKAKAGLARVQQGNAVPSAPPAAAAAPSAAAAPVKEVAGPYKPHGGGSCTSCGTHAPKKPLEAEPVSFGLAEEDQFHLMVAPLPGDLPARYGAMGPKFAQAYLMIHDGNDAKALPVLQEMLLSGENDIVLYEVALIMFRAGRIHESEALLNRALSVNSQNGMVYMALVQLMAGGGRYAEAIALVERMQQENVMADQAQFMLGELYETTGDEAKAVEMWSKALEMPSVARSAAEKLVPILGSQGRTEDVKYLAKKYLKGCC; translated from the coding sequence ATGCTGTTCGGACTTTTCAAGAAGAAGGATCATCGTTACTACCAGACCCAGGGCGCCAAGTACCTGGCGTCAGAGCGCTTCGCCGACGCCAGGGTCGACTTTCTCGAGGCGCTCAGGCTTTGCCCTGCTGACGCGGCGACCGACCAGGAGGAGATCCGCAAGGGGCTCACTCTCTCGGGGAACCGGCTGGGGGAGCTGAACCTCCAGGAGGGGGAGCATTCCCTGAACCAGGGCGAACTGCAAAAGGCCTTCGACCACTTTACCCTCGCCGCCGAACTGGCTGCGGACCAGGGGATCCTGGCCAAGGCGAAAGCTGGGCTTGCCAGGGTGCAGCAGGGGAACGCGGTTCCCTCCGCCCCCCCTGCCGCAGCCGCTGCCCCTTCGGCTGCAGCCGCTCCGGTAAAGGAAGTTGCCGGCCCCTACAAGCCCCACGGAGGGGGATCCTGCACCTCCTGCGGCACCCATGCCCCGAAGAAACCGCTGGAGGCCGAGCCGGTCAGTTTCGGTCTCGCCGAGGAGGACCAGTTCCACCTCATGGTGGCGCCGCTACCTGGCGATCTCCCCGCCCGTTACGGAGCCATGGGGCCGAAATTCGCCCAGGCTTATCTCATGATACACGACGGAAACGACGCTAAGGCGCTCCCCGTTTTGCAAGAAATGCTGTTATCTGGTGAAAATGACATTGTATTATACGAAGTCGCACTTATAATGTTTAGGGCCGGGCGTATTCATGAGAGCGAAGCCCTTCTGAATCGCGCTCTTTCGGTCAATTCGCAAAACGGCATGGTTTACATGGCGCTGGTGCAACTGATGGCCGGCGGCGGCAGGTATGCCGAGGCGATAGCCCTGGTTGAACGGATGCAGCAGGAAAACGTGATGGCGGACCAGGCGCAGTTCATGCTGGGCGAACTGTACGAGACCACCGGCGACGAAGCGAAGGCCGTCGAGATGTGGTCGAAGGCGCTCGAGATGCCCTCCGTGGCCCGCTCAGCCGCAGAAAAGCTGGTCCCGATCCTCGGGAGCCAGGGACGTACCGAAGATGTTAAATATTTGGCTAAAAAATACCTAAAAGGATGCTGCTAA
- a CDS encoding HU family DNA-binding protein has protein sequence MNKSELIESLAAKKTLSFKKAEEVVNAVFASMTDALLSGDRIEIRGFGSFVVKEYDAYTGRNPKTGESISVKAKKLPFFKVGKELKEKVSG, from the coding sequence ATGAACAAATCGGAACTCATTGAATCTCTCGCCGCCAAGAAAACCCTCTCCTTCAAGAAGGCCGAGGAGGTGGTAAACGCAGTTTTCGCCTCGATGACCGATGCGCTTTTGTCCGGCGACAGGATCGAAATCAGGGGATTCGGCAGCTTCGTGGTGAAAGAGTACGACGCCTACACCGGCAGAAATCCGAAAACAGGCGAGTCCATTTCGGTCAAGGCCAAGAAGCTTCCCTTCTTCAAGGTCGGCAAAGAGCTCAAAGAAAAGGTCTCCGGCTAG
- a CDS encoding Na/Pi cotransporter family protein, translated as MVPTYWSYIIEGLGGLALFILGMRTMSEGLQKVSGERLRRLLEKATGNRLTAPLVGSCLASLMQSGSAASVLVVGFVNAGLLSLYQALGVLLGTGIGTTLAIQIIAFRVTALALPAITVGVLLSFFSKSRRLSQLGGLLLGVGLVFFGLSILEQASLPLSESAIISGMREGLPSLRLAAVLLGALLTFLVQSGSATLGIVIALASAGALSYDASIAMVIGEVAGAALIPLIASIGGSQTAKRAVVIYLAISWGAIALGLIFFPLFLKAVNAVSPGDLSLLHQPTAASHAATEALRPYIARHLANAHTIFTVASLLIFLPMLGFFTRSAETLLPTRRSESEPRPRFIDQRVIKTPTIALVQAWSELSRMGSLSAAMYAELVSQFDSYNPKLVAAIRDKELVLDVLHRDMSQFLVALSRETLSLERAVEIPAMLQMVNEIEQVGDQTEAVLNYLVRKKEERLRFSGSAMDELKRFATKVGEAVSLCERVLKGEEEEDPDPLRREVALLQEELQASHLRRLKVGKCGIVAGLLYGDMIIAFCKISELSFSIISQKKGIAA; from the coding sequence ATGGTCCCTACTTATTGGTCCTACATAATAGAGGGGCTGGGCGGGCTGGCGCTTTTCATCCTCGGCATGCGCACCATGTCGGAGGGGCTGCAAAAGGTGAGCGGGGAGCGTCTGCGCAGGCTTTTGGAGAAGGCGACCGGCAACCGCCTCACCGCCCCCTTGGTCGGCAGCTGTCTTGCCTCGCTGATGCAGTCCGGCAGCGCCGCCTCGGTGCTGGTGGTGGGTTTCGTCAACGCCGGGCTTCTCTCGCTGTACCAGGCGCTCGGGGTACTGCTGGGGACCGGCATCGGCACCACGCTGGCCATCCAGATCATAGCCTTCCGGGTCACGGCGCTGGCGCTTCCCGCCATCACCGTGGGTGTCTTGCTCAGCTTCTTTTCCAAGAGCCGGCGGCTTTCGCAACTGGGTGGGCTCCTTCTGGGCGTGGGGCTCGTCTTTTTCGGGCTTTCCATCCTCGAGCAGGCGTCGCTTCCCTTGAGCGAGAGCGCCATCATCTCCGGCATGCGCGAGGGGCTTCCCTCGCTGCGGCTGGCGGCGGTGCTTCTGGGGGCGCTTCTGACCTTCCTGGTGCAGTCGGGGAGCGCTACGCTCGGAATCGTGATCGCCCTCGCCTCCGCAGGGGCTCTCTCCTACGACGCCTCGATAGCCATGGTGATCGGCGAGGTTGCGGGAGCGGCGCTCATCCCGCTCATCGCCTCCATCGGCGGGAGCCAAACCGCCAAAAGGGCCGTCGTCATCTACCTCGCCATCAGCTGGGGCGCCATTGCGCTCGGGCTCATCTTCTTCCCGCTTTTCCTCAAGGCGGTGAACGCGGTTTCGCCCGGCGACCTGTCGCTTTTGCACCAGCCGACAGCCGCCTCGCATGCCGCGACCGAGGCGCTGCGCCCGTACATCGCGAGACACCTTGCCAACGCCCACACCATCTTCACCGTGGCGTCGCTTTTGATCTTCCTCCCCATGCTCGGCTTTTTCACCCGTTCCGCGGAAACGCTCCTCCCCACCAGGCGCTCCGAGAGCGAGCCGCGCCCAAGGTTCATCGACCAGCGGGTGATCAAGACGCCGACCATAGCGCTGGTGCAGGCCTGGAGCGAGCTCTCCCGCATGGGGTCGCTTTCCGCCGCCATGTACGCCGAGCTGGTGTCCCAGTTCGACTCCTACAACCCCAAGCTGGTCGCCGCGATCAGGGACAAGGAACTGGTGCTCGACGTCTTGCACCGCGACATGTCCCAGTTCCTGGTAGCGCTTTCCAGGGAGACGCTCTCGCTGGAGCGGGCCGTCGAGATCCCGGCAATGCTGCAGATGGTGAACGAAATCGAACAGGTTGGTGACCAGACCGAGGCGGTGCTGAACTACCTGGTGCGCAAGAAGGAGGAACGGCTCCGCTTCTCCGGCTCTGCCATGGACGAGCTAAAGCGCTTCGCCACCAAGGTGGGGGAGGCGGTTTCCCTTTGCGAACGGGTCCTGAAAGGTGAAGAGGAGGAGGACCCTGATCCCCTGCGCCGCGAAGTAGCCCTGCTCCAGGAGGAATTGCAGGCAAGCCACCTGCGGCGGCTTAAAGTCGGCAAGTGCGGCATCGTAGCGGGGCTTCTCTACGGCGACATGATCATCGCCTTCTGCAAGATCTCCGAACTCAGCTTCTCCATCATCTCCCAGAAAAAAGGAATAGCCGCATGA
- a CDS encoding Ppx/GppA phosphatase family protein, translated as MNQTVAAIDLGTNTARLLIAGRDPYRQILLKRIITRLGGGFTRECGLSEEAQLRSIAALKEFALDMSQHGVERLRGVATSAVRDARNGGEFVQRVLSETGIALEVIDGDEEAQLTLRGVGSILDRKECDLAVFDVGGGSTEYTLASNLRPLFSRSLPIGVVRLTEGKSGVVEMEEKIRRELTALKEALAAQGVEDRFRKATLVGTAGTATTLAAIDMGMEQYDYKLVNNHTMPLSAVERIYRHLLPLTPQQRLQVKGLEPGREDLIIAGVLVVLTTMRLFGFETFKVSDSGLLEGLILGV; from the coding sequence ATGAACCAGACCGTCGCCGCCATCGACCTCGGCACCAATACCGCGAGGCTGCTCATCGCCGGCCGGGACCCTTACCGCCAGATACTGCTGAAGCGCATCATCACCAGGCTCGGGGGGGGCTTCACCCGCGAGTGTGGACTCTCCGAGGAGGCGCAGCTGCGGTCCATCGCGGCGCTCAAGGAGTTCGCGCTCGACATGTCGCAGCACGGCGTGGAGCGGCTTCGGGGAGTCGCCACGAGCGCCGTGCGGGACGCCAGAAACGGCGGCGAGTTCGTGCAAAGGGTGCTTTCCGAGACCGGCATCGCCCTGGAGGTGATCGACGGGGACGAGGAGGCGCAGCTGACGCTCAGAGGGGTGGGGTCGATCCTGGACCGCAAGGAGTGTGACCTGGCGGTCTTCGACGTGGGCGGTGGGAGCACCGAGTACACCCTTGCCTCGAACCTGCGGCCGCTTTTCTCGCGCAGCCTCCCCATAGGCGTCGTCCGCCTCACCGAGGGAAAGTCAGGCGTCGTGGAGATGGAGGAGAAGATCAGGCGCGAGCTGACCGCGCTTAAAGAGGCCCTCGCCGCGCAGGGGGTGGAGGATCGCTTCAGGAAGGCGACCCTGGTCGGGACCGCAGGGACCGCCACCACGCTTGCCGCCATAGACATGGGGATGGAGCAGTACGACTACAAGCTGGTGAACAACCACACGATGCCGCTGTCGGCCGTGGAAAGGATATACCGGCATCTCCTGCCGCTGACGCCGCAGCAGCGGCTACAGGTCAAGGGGCTGGAGCCCGGGCGGGAGGACCTCATCATCGCCGGCGTGCTGGTGGTGCTCACCACCATGCGCCTTTTCGGCTTCGAGACCTTCAAGGTGAGCGATTCTGGCCTGCTCGAGGGGTTGATACTCGGGGTCTGA
- a CDS encoding DUF2231 domain-containing protein: protein MISKASVAKHPIHPMLVPLPIGLWIFSLVCDLIYEGSGDLLWHNMAHYSLAGGVIGGLLAALPEQEATGVTRVRPRVSTPRAGQNRSP from the coding sequence ATGATCAGCAAGGCAAGCGTGGCGAAGCACCCCATCCATCCGATGCTGGTGCCCTTGCCGATTGGGTTGTGGATCTTCTCGCTGGTGTGCGACCTCATCTACGAGGGCAGCGGGGACCTGCTCTGGCACAACATGGCGCACTACAGCCTGGCGGGCGGGGTCATCGGAGGGCTGCTCGCGGCCCTGCCAGAGCAGGAAGCAACCGGTGTGACCCGCGTCAGACCCCGAGTATCAACCCCTCGAGCAGGCCAGAATCGCTCACCTTGA
- a CDS encoding NHL repeat-containing protein, whose amino-acid sequence MRLKGLLKVACAAVMTLTLASCGGGGGGGGGAEPQLTRMGGALQGRSLALTNSVTSFAGTSGSADGAATQARFNFPGDVASDGTNLYVADTGNSVIRKVVLATGATSTVAGLAGVTGSGDGTAATARFNYPTGIAISSDKSKLYVCDTGNNTIRSINVASGAVTTLAGTAGVVGFANGIGGAASFSSPSGIATDGTNLYVADTLNHRIRKIALASAAVTTLAGSGVQDLADGTGVAARFDAPRGIASDGTSLYVADQGNSAVRQIVIATGVVSTLVEPDAVDAIQSPAGIATDGTNLFVTDAGRNNLRKVVIATQAVSTLAGDQAGTPGAVNATGGAARFSNPAGVALVAGTIYLADAGNDLLRKVSVATGGSSTLAGILGSADGVGTAAGFTSPYDLTTDGTNVYVADTNNHTIRQVSIATGAVSTLAGQADRPGSADGSGAAASFRFPSGITTDGTNLFVSDTGNNTVRKIVIATGAVSTLAGTAGAAGAADGAGSAAAFNSPNGITTDGTNLYLADSGNNSIRKIVIATGAVSTLVPASAGLSSPYGITTNGVSLYIADSRNDRICRFTLAGSAFSPLSVSGVTLDLPSGITTDGVSLFVTNAASGSVSRIALATGAGGTVVTGLKNPNGISTDGSTLYVADAHDNAVVRVR is encoded by the coding sequence ATGAGATTGAAAGGTTTGCTAAAGGTGGCTTGCGCGGCTGTTATGACCCTGACGCTCGCCTCTTGCGGTGGCGGCGGAGGAGGCGGAGGGGGAGCAGAGCCGCAGCTGACGCGCATGGGTGGGGCGTTGCAGGGAAGATCCCTTGCCCTCACCAACAGCGTGACCTCCTTTGCAGGCACTTCGGGTTCCGCTGACGGCGCGGCGACCCAGGCCCGGTTCAACTTCCCCGGCGACGTCGCCAGCGACGGGACCAACCTCTACGTCGCCGACACCGGCAACAGCGTCATCCGCAAGGTCGTCCTCGCCACCGGGGCCACGTCGACAGTCGCAGGGCTTGCCGGGGTCACCGGCTCGGGGGACGGCACCGCGGCAACCGCCAGGTTCAACTACCCGACAGGGATCGCAATCAGCAGCGACAAGTCCAAGCTGTACGTCTGTGACACCGGCAACAACACCATCCGCAGCATCAACGTCGCCAGCGGCGCCGTGACCACCCTGGCCGGCACCGCCGGGGTCGTAGGCTTTGCCAACGGCATCGGGGGCGCGGCGAGCTTCAGCTCCCCCTCCGGCATCGCCACCGACGGAACCAACCTTTACGTTGCCGACACCCTGAACCACCGCATCCGCAAGATCGCACTGGCGTCGGCCGCGGTCACTACCCTTGCCGGCAGCGGCGTACAGGACCTGGCCGACGGCACCGGCGTCGCTGCCCGTTTCGATGCGCCCCGCGGCATCGCCAGCGACGGGACCTCGCTCTACGTTGCGGATCAGGGGAACTCGGCCGTCAGGCAGATCGTCATCGCCACCGGCGTGGTATCGACCCTGGTCGAGCCCGACGCGGTGGATGCCATCCAGTCCCCGGCCGGAATCGCCACCGACGGGACCAACCTTTTCGTCACCGACGCAGGCAGGAACAACCTGCGCAAGGTGGTCATCGCAACCCAGGCGGTCTCAACGCTTGCCGGCGACCAGGCGGGAACCCCGGGAGCCGTCAACGCTACTGGGGGCGCGGCGCGCTTCAGCAACCCTGCAGGGGTGGCTCTGGTGGCAGGCACGATCTACCTTGCCGATGCAGGAAACGACCTGCTGCGCAAGGTCAGCGTCGCCACCGGCGGGAGCTCCACCCTCGCCGGGATACTGGGGTCTGCCGACGGGGTAGGGACCGCCGCCGGTTTCACTTCGCCCTACGACCTGACCACCGACGGCACTAACGTCTACGTGGCGGATACCAACAACCACACCATCCGGCAGGTCTCCATCGCCACCGGTGCCGTCTCCACGCTCGCCGGACAGGCGGACCGCCCGGGCTCCGCCGACGGAAGCGGGGCCGCCGCCTCCTTCCGGTTCCCAAGCGGCATCACCACCGACGGCACCAACCTCTTCGTCTCCGACACCGGCAACAACACGGTGCGTAAGATCGTCATCGCCACCGGCGCGGTTTCCACCCTGGCCGGCACGGCTGGGGCAGCAGGCGCGGCCGACGGCGCAGGGAGCGCGGCAGCGTTCAACTCCCCCAACGGCATCACCACGGACGGGACCAACCTCTACCTGGCCGACAGCGGCAACAACTCGATCAGAAAGATAGTGATCGCAACCGGCGCGGTCTCGACCCTGGTGCCGGCTTCCGCCGGTTTAAGCTCCCCCTACGGGATCACCACCAACGGAGTCTCGCTCTACATCGCCGACAGCCGCAACGACAGGATCTGCAGATTCACCCTGGCAGGCTCGGCGTTTTCGCCCCTGTCCGTCAGCGGCGTCACCCTTGACCTTCCCAGCGGCATCACCACCGACGGCGTAAGCCTCTTCGTCACCAACGCGGCCAGCGGCTCGGTCAGCAGGATCGCCCTGGCAACCGGCGCCGGCGGCACCGTCGTCACCGGCCTCAAAAACCCCAACGGCATCAGCACCGACGGCAGCACGCTCTACGTCGCCGACGCTCACGACAACGCCGTGGTCAGGGTGCGTTGA
- a CDS encoding FKBP-type peptidyl-prolyl cis-trans isomerase N-terminal domain-containing protein yields MATLIALFALFLAAAPVHAADAPATPKERISYAIGVNLIGNLKQQEVDVDLELVLKGMRDASAGGPLLMSDEELRKYVSIYQHDVRRKTAKTRAGAAEQNMKAGEAFLAANKKVKGVVVLPSGLQYRVLKEGSGKRPADADTATFHYRSSSIAGVELDSSYLTGKPASRRVKDGVLPGLSEALKLMPAGSKWQLFLPSKLAYGLKGNGGKVGPNETVIYEIELLSVN; encoded by the coding sequence GTGGCTACTCTCATCGCCTTATTCGCGCTTTTCCTCGCGGCGGCGCCGGTACACGCGGCCGATGCGCCCGCCACCCCCAAGGAGCGGATCAGCTATGCCATCGGCGTGAACCTGATCGGCAACCTGAAGCAGCAGGAGGTGGACGTCGACCTGGAGCTGGTGTTGAAGGGGATGCGCGACGCCTCTGCCGGCGGGCCCCTGCTCATGTCCGACGAGGAGCTGCGCAAGTACGTAAGCATCTACCAGCACGACGTGCGCCGGAAAACGGCGAAGACCAGGGCAGGCGCGGCGGAGCAAAACATGAAGGCCGGCGAAGCCTTTCTCGCCGCCAACAAGAAGGTGAAGGGGGTGGTCGTCCTCCCCAGCGGCCTGCAGTACCGGGTGCTCAAGGAAGGAAGCGGCAAAAGGCCCGCCGACGCGGACACGGCGACCTTCCATTACCGGAGCTCCTCTATAGCCGGCGTCGAGCTGGACAGCTCCTATCTCACCGGAAAGCCCGCCTCGCGGCGGGTGAAAGACGGGGTGCTGCCGGGACTGTCGGAGGCGCTCAAGCTGATGCCGGCCGGCTCCAAGTGGCAGCTCTTCCTGCCGTCCAAGCTGGCTTACGGCCTCAAGGGAAACGGCGGCAAGGTAGGACCAAACGAAACTGTCATCTATGAAATAGAGCTTCTCTCGGTCAACTGA